One window from the genome of Planctomycetota bacterium encodes:
- a CDS encoding serine acetyltransferase has translation MATESRHEDQLPAVIDEIVATYDQVSRINHLDLRPLPSREAVRDILDGLKEILFPGYFGRRYFTPSNIRYHIGDRVYQVYRALAAQVYRSILHECRRTAGECDHCQDLAGELALRFLKRIPDLRRMLAGDVQALYDGDPAAKSLDEIIFSYPGLEAVAVYRVAHELWQMGVPLLPRIMTEIAHSTTGIDIHPGARIGRNFFVDHGTGVVVGETCEIGDNVKIYQGVTLGALSISKDDRGAVIRGRKRHPTIRDGVTIYSGATLLGGETVVGEESTVGGNVWLTHSVPANSVVFVEEPALRVEDKHTRKRSEAKKVGRARTRRRSKGR, from the coding sequence ATGGCCACCGAGAGCCGCCACGAGGACCAGTTGCCGGCGGTCATTGACGAAATCGTCGCCACCTATGACCAGGTCTCTCGCATCAACCATCTGGATCTCCGGCCGCTTCCGTCGCGCGAGGCCGTCCGCGATATCCTCGACGGCCTCAAGGAGATCCTCTTTCCGGGCTACTTTGGGCGGCGGTACTTCACGCCGAGCAACATCCGCTATCACATCGGGGACCGGGTGTACCAGGTCTATCGGGCGCTGGCGGCCCAGGTGTACCGGAGCATCCTGCACGAGTGCCGGCGGACGGCGGGGGAGTGCGACCATTGCCAGGACCTCGCGGGGGAACTGGCGCTTCGGTTCCTGAAGCGAATCCCGGACCTTCGGCGGATGCTGGCGGGCGACGTCCAGGCGCTGTACGACGGGGACCCCGCCGCCAAGAGCCTGGACGAGATCATCTTCTCGTATCCGGGGCTGGAGGCGGTCGCGGTGTACCGCGTCGCCCACGAACTGTGGCAGATGGGCGTGCCGCTCCTGCCGCGAATCATGACCGAGATCGCGCACAGCACGACCGGCATCGACATCCACCCGGGCGCGCGGATCGGGCGGAACTTTTTTGTGGACCACGGCACAGGGGTGGTCGTCGGCGAGACGTGCGAGATCGGCGACAACGTGAAAATCTACCAGGGCGTCACGCTGGGGGCGCTGAGCATCTCGAAGGACGATCGCGGCGCCGTCATCCGCGGCCGAAAACGCCATCCGACGATCCGCGACGGGGTGACGATCTACTCCGGCGCCACGCTCCTGGGCGGCGAAACGGTCGTCGGCGAGGAAAGCACGGTGGGCGGCAACGTGTGGCTGACGCACTCGGTGCCCGCCAATAGCGTGGTGTTCGTTGAGGAGCCGGCGCTGAGGGTCGAGGATAAGCACACGCGGAAACGGAGCGAAGCGAAGAAAGTCGGCCGGGCGAGGACGCGCCGCCGCTCGAAGGGGCGGTGA
- the fusA gene encoding elongation factor G, translated as MAEVQTEMIRNVVLIGASAAGKTQLAEAMLHKAGVTTRLGTPEEGNTVSDFEPEEKERQASALTSVLNLTWKNRHLNLLDTPGYPDFVGQALAAMTAADTAVVVVSAAAGVTIHTRRLFQTAGERNLARMVVVNRADAENADLERVVEQVREMLDTRCRLLTVPVGQGSSFKGVVDAFAKAEGEALLDVASAHSEAVESIVEADDGLMERYLGEETIAPEELAKAFTAALLAGSFIPILFTSAAKELGVGELLDVLAEYAPNPRQAAKREATKGAGEQAAKVVLAGDPAGPLCAQVFKVVSDPYVGKISYLRVFSGTLEAEGSARIGEERRETRVPQILRIQGKETHPIPRAVAGDIVGIPKIDDLRMGRTVSSGPAPLAMAEVTFPVPMYSLALEPKSRGDEQKISEALAKAMEEDPTLKTTHDRQTNELVVAGLGDIHLQMLLARLKRRYQVEVNTKPPKIPYRETVSGKGEGHYRHKKQTGGAGQFGEVYLRVEPMDRGSGFEFVDDTFGGSIPRPFLPAIEKGVREAIEEGVIAGYPFQDVRVAVYDGKHHPVDSKEIAFKIAGRYAFRDAVLKSRPVILEPFVNMAITVPDSYLGDITGDLNSRRGRILGMESGAGGTQTIRAQVPLAEVAQYNTQLRSITGGQGTYSMEFSHYEPVPANVQQQIVEASAKAKEQGD; from the coding sequence ATGGCTGAGGTCCAAACCGAAATGATTCGCAACGTGGTGCTCATTGGGGCCTCGGCGGCCGGCAAAACGCAACTCGCCGAGGCCATGCTGCACAAGGCCGGCGTCACGACCCGCCTGGGCACTCCGGAGGAAGGCAACACGGTCAGCGACTTCGAGCCGGAGGAAAAAGAGCGCCAGGCGAGCGCCCTGACGAGCGTGCTGAACCTGACGTGGAAGAACCGGCACCTGAACCTGCTCGACACGCCGGGCTACCCGGACTTCGTGGGCCAGGCGCTGGCGGCGATGACGGCGGCGGACACGGCCGTGGTGGTGGTGAGCGCGGCGGCGGGGGTGACGATCCACACGCGTCGGCTCTTTCAGACGGCGGGCGAGCGGAATCTCGCGCGGATGGTCGTCGTCAACCGCGCGGACGCGGAAAACGCGGACCTCGAGCGCGTCGTCGAGCAGGTCCGCGAGATGCTCGACACGCGGTGCCGCCTGCTGACGGTTCCGGTGGGGCAGGGCTCGTCGTTCAAAGGTGTCGTGGACGCCTTCGCGAAGGCCGAGGGCGAGGCGCTCTTGGACGTGGCATCGGCCCACAGCGAGGCGGTCGAGTCGATCGTCGAGGCGGACGACGGGCTGATGGAGCGGTACCTCGGCGAGGAGACGATCGCGCCGGAGGAACTGGCGAAGGCCTTCACGGCCGCGCTCCTGGCCGGCAGTTTCATCCCGATTCTGTTTACGAGCGCGGCGAAGGAACTCGGCGTCGGGGAACTGCTGGACGTTCTGGCGGAGTACGCGCCGAATCCGCGCCAGGCGGCCAAGCGCGAAGCGACCAAGGGCGCAGGCGAGCAGGCCGCGAAGGTCGTCCTGGCGGGCGACCCCGCCGGGCCGCTCTGCGCCCAGGTGTTCAAGGTCGTGAGCGACCCGTACGTCGGAAAGATTTCGTACCTGCGCGTGTTCAGCGGGACGCTGGAGGCGGAAGGGTCGGCCCGGATCGGGGAGGAGCGGCGCGAGACGCGCGTTCCGCAGATTCTGCGGATCCAGGGCAAGGAGACGCACCCGATTCCCAGGGCGGTGGCGGGGGACATCGTCGGCATCCCGAAGATCGACGACCTGCGGATGGGGCGGACGGTGTCGTCGGGGCCGGCGCCGCTGGCGATGGCGGAGGTGACGTTTCCGGTGCCGATGTACTCGCTCGCGCTGGAGCCGAAGAGCCGAGGCGACGAACAGAAAATCTCCGAGGCCCTCGCCAAGGCGATGGAAGAGGACCCGACCCTGAAAACGACGCACGACCGCCAGACGAACGAACTGGTGGTGGCGGGCCTCGGGGACATCCACCTTCAGATGCTGCTGGCACGGCTGAAGCGGCGGTACCAGGTCGAGGTGAATACGAAGCCGCCGAAAATCCCCTACCGGGAAACGGTGAGCGGGAAGGGCGAAGGCCACTACCGCCACAAGAAGCAGACGGGCGGTGCGGGCCAGTTCGGCGAGGTTTACTTGCGGGTCGAGCCGATGGACCGCGGCTCCGGGTTCGAATTCGTGGACGACACTTTCGGCGGGTCGATCCCGAGACCGTTCCTTCCGGCCATCGAAAAGGGGGTCCGGGAGGCGATTGAGGAGGGCGTCATCGCGGGCTACCCGTTCCAGGACGTGCGGGTGGCGGTGTACGACGGGAAGCACCACCCGGTGGACTCGAAGGAAATCGCTTTCAAGATCGCCGGGCGGTACGCCTTCCGCGACGCCGTCCTGAAGTCCAGGCCGGTCATCCTGGAGCCGTTCGTGAACATGGCCATTACGGTGCCGGACTCGTACCTGGGCGACATCACCGGGGACCTGAACAGCCGCCGAGGCCGAATCCTGGGCATGGAGTCGGGGGCGGGCGGGACGCAGACGATCCGGGCCCAGGTGCCGCTGGCCGAGGTCGCCCAGTACAACACGCAACTGAGGAGCATTACGGGGGGGCAGGGGACGTACTCGATGGAGTTTTCGCACTACGAGCCGGTGCCGGCCAACGTGCAGCAGCAGATCGTGGAAGCGTCGGCGAAGGCCAAAGAGCAGGGCGATTAG
- a CDS encoding 1-(5-phosphoribosyl)-5-[(5-phosphoribosylamino)methylideneamino] imidazole-4-carboxamide isomerase, with translation MIILPAIDIRGGRCVRLRQGRFDEETVFDEDPAAVARRFEAAGAEWLHVVDLDGAREGEPRNLDRVRAIREAVGLKMEVGGGIRTEETLDAILDIGVQRAIIGTRAVTEPEWVARLVDKHPDKVAISLDAHLRPDRRAFGKDGSSGYLRESPEGISGQYTIPLSFVTSGSTLATKGWQHDSGRTPKSVLEFFRNLDLGAIICTDISRDGMMAGLMVAAIAPVIRDYPGVSVIASGGVTTVEEIRRLKEIGAAGAIIGRALYEGKLTLEEAFKAAAD, from the coding sequence ATGATTATTTTGCCGGCCATTGACATTCGGGGCGGGCGCTGCGTCCGCCTCCGCCAGGGGCGGTTCGACGAGGAGACGGTCTTCGACGAGGACCCCGCGGCAGTCGCGCGGCGATTCGAGGCCGCCGGGGCCGAATGGCTCCACGTCGTGGACCTCGACGGGGCGCGGGAAGGCGAGCCGCGGAACCTGGACCGCGTCCGCGCCATCCGCGAGGCGGTCGGCCTGAAGATGGAGGTCGGCGGGGGCATCCGCACCGAGGAAACCCTGGACGCGATTCTGGACATTGGCGTGCAGCGTGCGATTATCGGAACACGCGCTGTTACCGAGCCGGAATGGGTTGCGCGCTTGGTGGACAAACATCCGGACAAGGTTGCCATCAGCCTGGATGCCCACCTGCGCCCAGATAGGCGCGCCTTTGGCAAGGACGGTAGTTCCGGCTATCTGCGTGAGTCGCCTGAGGGCATTAGTGGGCAATACACAATCCCTTTAAGTTTTGTGACTTCAGGGAGCACACTTGCAACAAAAGGCTGGCAACACGATTCGGGACGCACTCCCAAATCGGTGCTCGAATTCTTCAGGAACCTAGACTTAGGCGCGATTATCTGTACGGACATCTCGCGGGATGGTATGATGGCGGGCCTTATGGTGGCGGCTATCGCCCCCGTTATAAGGGACTACCCGGGGGTCTCCGTCATCGCCTCGGGGGGTGTGACGACGGTGGAGGAGATTCGGCGGCTCAAGGAGATTGGGGCCGCCGGCGCTATTATCGGCCGGGCGCTGTATGAAGGGAAACTGACGCTGGAAGAGGCGTTCAAGGCGGCGGCGGATTAG
- the hisH gene encoding imidazole glycerol phosphate synthase subunit HisH, with the protein MIVIVDYGMGNLRSVQKALQRVGGEACVSDRPEDVARAERLVVPGVGAFGDAMRALEERGLVEPIREFVRRGRPVLGICLGLQIFFEESEETGAAAARGLALFKGRVVRFGDAVVRQGLKVPHMGWNAVEVVRPSPLFEGMPERGVYFYFAHSYYADPADETVVVGRTEYGIRFASVVARENVAATQFHPEKSQAAGLALLENFVTRF; encoded by the coding sequence GTGATCGTCATCGTGGATTACGGGATGGGGAACCTCCGGAGCGTCCAGAAGGCGCTCCAGCGCGTAGGCGGCGAAGCGTGCGTGTCGGACCGGCCGGAGGACGTCGCCCGGGCGGAGCGCCTCGTCGTGCCGGGCGTCGGGGCATTCGGCGACGCGATGCGCGCGCTGGAGGAGCGCGGCTTGGTGGAGCCGATCCGCGAGTTTGTCCGTCGCGGCCGGCCGGTGCTCGGCATCTGCCTCGGGCTCCAGATTTTTTTTGAGGAGAGCGAGGAGACAGGCGCGGCGGCGGCGCGGGGCTTGGCGCTTTTTAAGGGCCGCGTCGTCCGGTTCGGCGACGCGGTGGTGCGGCAGGGCCTGAAGGTTCCGCACATGGGCTGGAATGCGGTCGAGGTGGTGCGTCCCTCGCCGCTCTTCGAGGGGATGCCGGAGCGGGGAGTTTACTTTTATTTCGCGCACTCCTACTATGCCGACCCCGCCGACGAGACGGTGGTGGTGGGTCGGACGGAATACGGCATCCGGTTCGCGAGCGTCGTCGCGCGCGAGAACGTGGCGGCCACGCAATTTCACCCGGAGAAGAGCCAGGCCGCGGGCCTCGCGCTTCTGGAGAATTTCGTGACGCGATTTTGA
- a CDS encoding OmpA family protein, with translation MRGARGREMGRGVRRWRPARAMVAVVALGALAAMGAGCREQQLEESNVALQRQLEESLVQNAQLQAQLDQMRSAPAAPAAPTAAEVPPTAGAPKPDFGPGVEVRTSGNTMTVTLPDAILFASGSADLKSASKAVLDKVAGVLNKDYSSHIIRVEGHTDNQPIVRTKKLWADNWDLACNRSMAVVRYLVTKGVDPKRIYASGFGYSQPVASNATAEGRAKNRRVEIVVAPR, from the coding sequence ATGCGAGGCGCAAGGGGCAGAGAGATGGGTCGGGGTGTGCGGAGGTGGAGGCCGGCGAGGGCGATGGTCGCCGTCGTCGCGCTCGGGGCGCTGGCGGCGATGGGCGCCGGGTGCCGCGAGCAGCAACTCGAGGAATCGAACGTGGCGCTTCAGCGTCAACTGGAGGAGTCGCTGGTGCAGAACGCGCAACTCCAGGCGCAACTGGACCAGATGCGGTCGGCGCCGGCCGCGCCGGCGGCGCCGACGGCGGCGGAAGTGCCGCCCACGGCGGGGGCGCCCAAACCGGACTTCGGGCCGGGCGTGGAGGTGCGGACGTCGGGCAACACGATGACGGTCACACTGCCGGACGCCATCCTCTTTGCCTCGGGAAGCGCGGACCTGAAGAGCGCCTCCAAGGCGGTGCTCGACAAGGTGGCGGGGGTCCTGAACAAGGATTACTCGTCGCACATCATCCGCGTCGAGGGCCACACCGACAACCAGCCGATCGTGCGGACGAAAAAACTCTGGGCGGACAACTGGGACCTGGCGTGCAATCGGTCGATGGCCGTCGTGCGGTACCTGGTGACGAAAGGGGTGGACCCGAAACGGATTTACGCCTCGGGCTTCGGTTACAGCCAGCCGGTGGCGTCGAACGCGACGGCCGAAGGCCGGGCCAAGAACCGCCGCGTCGAGATCGTCGTCGCGCCGCGATAG
- a CDS encoding prepilin peptidase, whose translation MPEILGEWVTSWPFGAFLFLLGLCVGSFLNVCIHRLPTGQSIVRPASHCTSCQGPIAWYDNIPVASYFVLGGRCRRCGEPFSARYMVVELATGLIFAGYWAAYFKTGLRPEAAHGGVYAVHMVLAAALVVSGVIDLERKEIYTSVTNFALAVAVAGSFLWPEVQKAGAYDHALAPWVGWDRADAVLRALVGAAVGSGLILLVRAGGTVAFGREAMGIGDAYLMAAVGAALGWEATVLVFFLAPFAALAYVFAAAVGRAACGQAEGKKSAPAAGRHGDSPVASRKTPIAPVVGMVLGFATLLTAAAATYGHWAIPVMPILAVSLLLFLASYWLWRRQGPAEAEAEADEAPPQDAAQAARPTVAWLPVAGTAVALAGLAAVGVATGAGWMAGARVLLAASLALAGLGFWLTSREEGQSAGEGEAAGPQAEDPSGREVPYGPFLGLAAGLVMFFEGEIVGHFRPGVEGVARLVWDAVAR comes from the coding sequence ATGCCCGAGATCCTTGGCGAGTGGGTGACATCGTGGCCGTTCGGCGCATTTCTTTTTTTGCTGGGCCTGTGCGTCGGCAGTTTCCTGAACGTGTGCATCCACCGGCTGCCGACGGGCCAGAGCATCGTGCGGCCGGCGTCGCACTGCACGTCGTGCCAGGGGCCGATCGCGTGGTACGACAACATTCCGGTCGCCAGTTATTTTGTGCTGGGGGGCCGGTGCCGGCGGTGCGGGGAGCCGTTCAGCGCCCGGTACATGGTCGTCGAACTGGCGACAGGCCTCATTTTCGCGGGGTACTGGGCGGCGTATTTCAAGACGGGTCTTCGTCCGGAGGCGGCGCACGGCGGCGTGTATGCCGTGCACATGGTGCTGGCGGCGGCGCTGGTGGTGTCGGGCGTGATCGACCTGGAGCGCAAGGAGATTTACACCTCGGTGACGAACTTCGCGCTGGCGGTGGCGGTGGCGGGGAGTTTCCTCTGGCCCGAGGTCCAGAAGGCCGGGGCTTACGATCACGCGCTCGCGCCGTGGGTCGGCTGGGACCGGGCGGACGCGGTGCTTCGGGCGTTGGTGGGTGCGGCGGTGGGGTCGGGACTGATCCTGTTGGTGCGGGCGGGCGGGACGGTGGCCTTCGGACGCGAGGCCATGGGCATCGGCGACGCGTACCTCATGGCGGCGGTCGGTGCGGCGCTCGGCTGGGAAGCGACGGTGCTCGTGTTTTTTCTGGCGCCGTTCGCGGCGCTGGCGTACGTATTCGCGGCGGCAGTGGGGCGCGCGGCGTGCGGCCAGGCGGAGGGGAAGAAGTCGGCCCCGGCCGCCGGTCGCCATGGCGACTCGCCCGTGGCGAGCCGAAAGACGCCCATCGCCCCGGTGGTCGGAATGGTCCTGGGATTCGCGACGCTGCTGACGGCGGCGGCGGCGACGTATGGGCATTGGGCGATTCCCGTGATGCCGATCCTCGCCGTGTCGCTCCTGCTGTTTCTGGCGAGTTACTGGCTGTGGCGCCGGCAGGGGCCCGCAGAGGCCGAGGCGGAGGCCGACGAGGCGCCTCCGCAGGATGCTGCGCAGGCCGCGAGGCCGACGGTGGCGTGGCTTCCGGTGGCGGGGACGGCGGTGGCGCTGGCGGGCCTGGCGGCGGTCGGCGTGGCGACGGGGGCGGGATGGATGGCCGGCGCGCGGGTGCTGCTGGCGGCGTCGCTCGCGCTGGCGGGCCTCGGTTTCTGGCTGACGAGCCGGGAGGAAGGACAATCGGCGGGTGAGGGCGAAGCGGCGGGGCCGCAGGCCGAGGACCCAAGCGGCCGCGAGGTGCCCTACGGGCCGTTTCTCGGCCTGGCCGCCGGCCTGGTGATGTTTTTCGAGGGCGAGATCGTCGGGCATTTTCGGCCGGGCGTGGAGGGCGTGGCGCGGCTGGTGTGGGACGCCGTCGCGCGGTAG